One window from the genome of Paramisgurnus dabryanus chromosome 20, PD_genome_1.1, whole genome shotgun sequence encodes:
- the marcksl1a gene encoding MARCKS-related protein 1-A has protein sequence MGAQLSKGEATVDGQAVAEKANGQENGHVKTNGDVSSKPEGDAVAADGNGTAEVAKETEAGDAIEAAPATEAEATKSEGEAAKETKKKKKFSFKNSFNFKGISLKKKQKGREEAAENGATPTAEEKVEEKAEDKPEENGEAATETKEEPAAAETKEEPAAAETNETPATETEAEPKAEGSTQEPEAAPTEETKQSEETPAPAETTPEATSDPEPATDPEPATE, from the exons ATGGGTGCCCAGTTATCTAAAGGTGAAGCTACGGTGGACGGACAAGCCGTGGCTGAGAAAGCCAATGGTCAG GAAAATGGTCACGTGAAAACCAACGGTGACGTTTCCAGCAAGCCGGAAGGCGATGCAGTGGCAGCAGACGGCAACGGGACCGCTGAGGTTGCCAAGGAAACAGAGGCAGGAGATGCCATCGAAGCCGCGCCTGCGACCGAAGCAGAAGCCACCAAATCAGAGGGGGAAGCGGCCAAAGAAaccaaaaaaaagaagaaattcTCTTTTAAGAATTCCTTCAATTTCAAGGGCATTTCCCTGAAGAAGAAACAAAAAGGACGCGAGGAGGCGGCGGAGAACGGTGCCACGCCCACCGCCGAAGAAAAAGTGGAAGAAAAAGCTGAAGATAAACCCGAAGAGAACGGAGAAGCTGCCACAGAAACCAAAGAGGAGCCAGCTGCAGCAGAAACCAAAGAGGAGCCAGCTGCGGCAGAAACCAATGAGACGCCAGCAACTGAGACAGAGGCGGAGCCAAAGGCTGAAGGCTCCACCCAGGAGCCAGAAGCCGCACCCACAGAGGAAACCAAACAGTCTGAGGAAACCCCTGCCCCTGCCGAGACCACGCCTGAGGCGACCTCGGACCCTGAGCCGGCCACGGACCCTGAGCCGGCCACGGAGTGA